The sequence ggggaggcagggaaagcatgacgtccagggatgtcatgatgcgttctgacactgcttttcatgacgtccctggacgtcatattgggggaaggggttaaatgtgtttaaaaatgaTTGATATAGCCATgctgatcattgaacaaattgtttgtgatcggcaaacacaaacaattagcgtccgTTTGTACGAACATACCAacatttgctcatcactagaaatGATAGTTGATGGCGGTCACAGAGGTTGAGACACCCATATAAAGTGGAAGCATACCCTAGTTATAAGCTATCACTGCATAACACAGAAATAGTATTTTAAACAGATTTTTCAGAAACAAAACATTTTGCCAGAttagatacaattttttttcctttattgaaAATGAATTTCACATATCCTATTGTAAACAAGTAAAACTCCCGTGTTCATGATATAGACATCTTACTCCGTCTAGCCTCCTTGGTCTGGGTAAATTTGTGAAATAGAAATATTTCTATTCAGGATTATTTTTGTCAGTTTTCTGTAAAGGAAAGGTTGATGTCTTTCATACATTCTTTATAAATCCTTTCAAATTCCTCCTCTTGGGCAGGAGTAAAATGATTCTTATGATCTCCAGCGATACCTAGAGGAAAAATAATATTATTTGTTAATGTGCTCATGTATTTATACTTCTTGGTGTCTAATAGGAAGTAATAATTTGGTTTGCTGTCCATGGACTGTCTATGTCAGTTTACTACATACTGTATGCAAATATCTTTAGGCAGTGAAATACAAAGCTCGAAAATGTCCCTGAAAGGGAGATAGCCTCCACCTCTATAGGCTTATCAGAGCTGTGGTATAGCTGTTCATATAAATAATTCATAAGGTAGTTTGGTAGTGAAGATGTGGTAGAATCCAGGTGACACCTAGGAAGCCTTATATAAGGTCGGGTTTACATTCAACTGGTGAAAcggatctttgaactgatcccattcattttaatgggacAGTTTAAAGCAGCCGGTGTGCCTTGATGTTAAATGTGAAAAAAGGAtaggacaactgatgacaactgatgcatttctgCCATCAGTTGTGGCCTTAGTTCTAAATAGAAAGGACGCCAGACCGCCGGATATATGTAAACCAAGCCTTAGTAGGTAGCATGTAGTGAAAAGCAACATCACTTTTCCTGTTACAGTGCTTCAAAATTATCATGGAATTAGATATTTTATCACCTTCCTAAATGCAGTGTTCTACAAAGAAGAAAggtaaagcaaatgtatcatcaggtacattcgctttaagtgttgcataagAAAAAGTATGGCCCTGGCGCGGGAATGCCGGtgccgcagtttttttttttttttttaactgcagcctAGTTGCCGCACATGTctctggtctattaccgagcaccggcccaggctgaagcactgaaggtgggtctgcccacccccagtgggaggaaacccaagcCCCTTTAAGATGCGGCTCGATTGATTCTggtatggtacattcgctttaatcatGAATAACAGCCAAAGAAGGGAATCTTTAAGATACACTATATTATAGAACAAACCCTCCACCTTTACCGGTGGTCAAACCATGTTATCCTTATCAAATATTTTATCATGTATAATGAAGGGTTATTTGGAACCCCTTAAAAGTATCTGCACTTTTCAACTTGTCCCCTAAGTATCCCTATCACTTCAAAAAGGACATTGTTGGGGTTCGAATGGTAAGACCCCCGCGATCGCTAAAATGAGTCAGGAGAAGCGCTTGGCTGAGCTCTTCTCTCCCTAGATTGCTGCTCTCAATGTCGTGCTGCAGGAGGGAAGAAGAGCAGTGAGCTGGAGAGTGAATAGCTTAGGCACATGCTTCTCTCAGCTTGTAGCAATCTGTTAGCGTCAGAACACTCACACTCCaagtaatcaaaacttttgatatgtctctgacTTATGAacgtatgtatttatttatcattATACACCTTTGATTATGTATTTTTTAAACATTATATATTTGATGAATCTAATTGATTTATTACGTTTTTAAATGTGACGTTTTATTTATATTCATACTTGAAAGTTCAATTGGTATCGTTCTGTTTAAATAGATAAATGATTACCTGACCTGATTAAGATGCCAGAAGCATGTTGCCTGGAATAAAGCATCTTTGATATACTCAATGCATGGAACACTTCCATAATCAGAGATTCTCCTCCTGCCCACTGCCTTTGACTTCTAAAAAGTGTGGACCCTTGATGTATTACCCACTACAGGAGCTGCATATAATTGACAGTTTTAACTGGCCCAGCAAGCTGTTTTCTGTAacttatatttaaaggagaagtcctaagaCATTTACAGAATTACAGGCAGGCAGggagtgcaggaacataataaaaaaggggTATTTATTCATCCCCATACCCCCTTAGTGCTGCTTTAACAAGATCACCCTGATGGCCTTCAgcagctaaccccccccccctccgcccgccTACTTTTTATTTTCATGTGACTTCCTCTTTATTTCGTATCTGTTCTTCTGCACACTCCAGATACTTTCAGTttcctacatatacagtatgagaCTGTTATCAGAAAGTGCATGAATGTTCTATAAGTACTTTGACAAAATGCCTTTCTGCACTTAAATTTAGGAAGAAATACACTCACCTTTTCTGTAAAAATTTCCatggtctttattaaaaatttcaTTAGGTACTGCAGAATAATTGGACATAGGGTTGCTTTTCATTGCTTGGAAACTAGAATGTTCTACTACAGAATTTATGGCCGCATCATCCAGTTCTTTTCCGAGGAATTTGCAAATTTTAGTAACATTGCTTTTTAAATCCTTGAGCAAACGACAAAGGTTTATAAGTCATTTTTAGTACAGAAAAATCAGGAAATTCAAATGTGGATACTTAACCTTGCCCAGCTAAATGTGTTCAGTATTtagaataaaaagataaatatataaaaaaattctttataaTTAAAGTGAAAGTGTTATcagaacatgacctgttggttaaagcgtaactgtcatttcagtcatttttcagaaaataataaatatcaatagtacaagcaaatttaagaaactctgtaataggttttatttaccaaaagagtttcctgctttactgaaaaagctgttttcctagctcccactgacttcagaagaagcaggatttctctgtccattatgctctatggagaggggaggggctgagaggagtgagtgagtacggagcagtcctgcacagcacaacaccctgcaatcttcctagttcctagataagcactgacctttctgaccactgaatccagtgttttaggtgcccagacagtctacaaacagttgACCTTTATGACTCTTCTTCCTGcccactcatctccctcggcccctccataacagataatggacacagcagaacccatcttcactggtttctctgtaatgaagacggatttgcctgataatgcacagataagaagtgaggggggggggggggggaagcttggaaactgctttttgagtgcagaaagaggctttttttgcctaataaaacctattacagagtttattaaaatcgcttatactactgacttgtgcaaaaaaacaaaagtaaaacaTGACAACTTTACACTTTAATTCAAGATTTTATgttaaacacaatttttttttgtcacctcTCACCAATAGGTCTAATACAGTATTATAAATAAGGATTACAGATGAGTGAGCACCAAATTGGAATACTCATTACTCGAGCCAAGTATTTTTCATTACTCAAGTGCTCGATTCAAGTAACAAATCCCATTTAAATCAacgggagactcgagtatttaagCAGGTGCCCCTGCTTGGCAAAGTGGATGGTACCTTCTTAAtcttaaagtgacagtctggcccccagggagttAAGTTAATCCCCTGGGGACCAGATTGTGCTCTGTTGTAGGGAGGGAAGCTGGGAAATTATACTTACTATACTCTCATACTCTTTACTATTGCCTcttagccaatcagcaactgagaAGGGACACCACTGCAGGCACTGACTGACAGAGCAAAGCCTGTTCAGCTAATCAGCGGCTGCAGTCCCACCTCagacgctgattggctgagatacaATAGTTAAGACAAAGTTAAGACAAGTTACCAATTTAAGACTATTGTCTATAGTTATTTTCACTCAAGCGTATAATGGGTGCATTTACATAACACACGTTATTGTGTTAAACAAACATAAGGGTTATTTTGAGTCTTGGATATGAGAAAAGGTGATATGATACTGTAGATGAACATGTACTTGTCTAGTAGGGGTCAAATAAAAGTTATCCCATACTAAAGCAAATTAGTCTATGCTGTTCAAACTCAACTCGTTATGCCCTCGTAAACATTTAGATGAATTTTTTTAGAAAATATATCCAgtacctatatacagtatatatatatgtattttataccTTAATCATATCCTCATATGACAGAATAAGCAAATTTGGGCTATCTTTAAGTGTTAGCCATCCTTTCACATGTTCAAACCAGCGACCAAAGAtaactgcaaaagaaaaaaattatatcaatGTTTAGCAAATAAGCAACAACATTAAACCTGATGTTTTAGGCTTTACTAAGCCTTTTATGTCCAGGGGGTGTTTGGACCTTAATGTCCAGATGATTCATTAATAATAGTTACCCCCCAAAAATTTAATCATTTTGTTATCAGTACATAGCAATGCCAAGTAAATGTACATTGGTTAATGTATTATGCTTCTATGGTGGCAATACTAAAAGCCCTATTTTAGCTCTAAAACGTaactgatagagatgagcgaatatgataTGAATATTGTGGTATGCGAAAGATTCAAATTTAATCAAGTAGTCTGGCGAATACGTGGAAAACCCGCgtaagccctcccatcgcagttggcgctttttttttaatccaatcaccatgcagggaggccgtgagggaccctgggagtatgcacgcagcgcgaaaacggcgcccaccctcattggatggctgaaccacatgaccttgaatcttaaatacttggctcccgcctctccactgcagatgcgctttcaacctagccagggagagatcttgcagcagggagagataggttgcAGTAGTGTTTTGGTCAGGCAGACTTAATACAggacccaaaagtccttttcagggctaatatccagcgaaaacgtcatctctgaatcaaaagcacttctcagtgctaataAATAGATGataatagcagcagcagctgtattcattccagtaccctgtgtgtacaagtgacttatagtgtccctggttaagcccactaagggcacattatacccactaagggcaccttatatatactgttccagtagcccagtaaaaggcacatcatacatactgttccagtagcccagtaaaaggcacgtgatacatactgttccattagcccactaagggcacctgatatatagtgtttcagtagcccagtaaaaggcacgtcatacatactgtttcaatagcccactaagggcacctgatatatactgttccagtagcccagaaaaaggcacgtgatgcatattgttccagtaaagttcgtacagcatgacgcatcatacgcgcaaataacatgacgctctacggacgcacattggaatcatgtatgtaatgctgcgcaagaaatacgaaggaaaggTGTGAACATTGCCCTAAACGTTCGCAAAGCGTTtgtaaatatttttccttcgcaactgtgattttggggtgttgggtgcacccaggcatgctccctctaatgtcccagtgtcattcggaggtgttggcataatttagggaggtttcatgggggacttggtgacctccaagtggtcaaatttggatttccaagtgccgctaatttttttcccatagactataatgggatcgaatattcgttcgaatctCTGTGACTACtcaattcgaattctcgaaagtcaaatatttcactactcactcatgTCTAGTAACTGACATTTAActgtcactttgcagaaatctTTCTTAGAACGGATCTTTCAGTTGAAGAAAAGAGATCAATGCATtttacaagagtcaatgcattttgactactcatggtgatctaatggtcatactaccattacaccttgtgctccatttaaaggggtagtgattagtgatgagcttggtactcattcgagtatagtactcgatggtactcgttactcggacgagcatctcgcgatacaggagaaaatggcatcatcctttgcctgtaagtttgggtgcaatttctcaggaggagactctttggtacatcctgcgatcacgtgggacccatacatgtcgatagcagcgattggttgtccagatcagatgaccctagTAAATAAAAATCTGGTCTTgactcacatgcatgctggaagagaatagggacagagctgctgctcgtcagggagagcattagggagggaattagctttccagtaggcagggatactatggAAAGAACCcgacagcccttgtaagggcttaaaatttttttttttttttttttttattactccagactgctggctgggacttgcagtgcagctaccacgattttagcagcacactgtggtaatcggctgctggcagaaaggggacatcaggtattgcatacagaccccaaagaagtccttagtactattatatttttttgttgctggtgctgctgtagtacattgtattgctgtgatttgtagtacagctgcatagaacctcactgctcattgtcctgtgtaacaggtggcatacaccatattccaccacttacacacagactatacgacaacctccaaaaactagtgtgaccagtatattttcttatttcttcatttcttagtgcagctacatccaagctcactgctaattacattgtgtaagagggtggcatacaccatatagcagcacttacacacagactctataagaCTACCTCccaaagtagtctgagtaatatattttcttggcttgctgtgatctttagtgcatctatctcagtcttgactgtgcagtgtccataaaatcgTAAACCCCAAGGGGAAAGGGACGAGgatgagggcgtggggttccaagcgatgcagtgggcagaggccgtggttcagggcagggtgacacagcaccaccattgaggagggagcagtggcacaccacagacaTTCACTACCTAGCTTCTTctcccaacttacggggtctcagggtacaccattattgaaaccgcagcagtgtgaacaggtgatcacgtggatagcgaaTAATGTATCCAGAAACTTATGCatcacccagtcttccacgcagtccacccacgctagccaagagagtggaacccttgctcgcAGCTCAGCCTTctttcccacagcctggccctttcagggaaaggagggattcagatccaacATGCTTCCAGGAActtttttctggacccttccctgagtctgagcaaccggagcagttgatctgtcccgatgcccaaactatgcagctcacgtagtcagtgggtgatgacagtttggacttgcaagtggggtttgaagaggtgcctgatgatgacgatgagacccggttgtcagacagtgacgttGTCATGGCTGTAAGTCAAAGTGGGGAGCaaagtgaggaattggaggaagaatattcatctcgagtaacgagcacccgagcattttagtactcgctcatcactaatagtgatCACTTGTATTGTAGTGCtgtctgaagcatataacaatacctgcaacaTGTCTGCAGCCATGACTACCTTGCATTCTCCGTCTGTATCCAGCTAACATTTCAAGGTCATTGGGTCAATGAAGTGTGTTGTGTAGCaggcagtataatttatggccactccctTAGCAATAAACTAAGTTTATAATTCACCAAATAGATATTGTTTGAAAAGCTTTAGGTAGGCAGAATTATGAATACATATGCCAAACAGCTCCAAGCAAGTGATCAGAGTGGTGGAGATGTAAGTCTCAGATGACTGAATTATTTGACATAAAATACTCACTGTCTTTACTAAGAAACAGAGAGACAAAATCCTGAAAGTCATCCCTGTATTCCATAAATTGGGCAATCTTGGAGAAGTAGTAGAGGGAAACGCAGACATCTTTAGGATTCCGTATTGTGTAGATCACCTAACATAATAGGAAAAACATATACAATAAAGAGAAAGCAAAGTTTCTATTTGATTGAATAAAAGTTAATAGCGCCTATCATAAAGGTTTTATTGTTGCTGAAATTTTTCTGAATGCTATCATAAAGAGATCAGCAAATGGTATAGAAGTCAATCAATGTTGGAGTATCTTATCTTATTGTCTTATATACAGAAACGtgaactaaaaaaagaaaaaaaaaaatcttcaatggTCCATAATATGTGCAATATTGGGAACTCTATGGATAAGAAATGGCATTCCTTTGGATGCATCTTATGCATCTGATGTGTGTTgtatcattactagagatgagcgaacctcaagcatgctcgagtccatccgagcccgaactttcggcacatgattagcagtggctgctaaagttggataaagccctaaggctatgtggaaaacatggatatagtcattggctgtatccatgttttccagacaaccttagagctttatccaagttcagcagccaccactaatcaaatgccgaaagttcgggttcggatggactcgaacctggttcgatcatctctaatcattaccaACCTTGGCTTTGGTCTTGGAGAATGATTGTGGAAACAGATGAAAAGGAAGATGTGTTGTTATAAGTCGAGGGGATGGCTTGTTTTCAAGATGTTGTCGTCCAGAGTGCTGTTCAATCCAAGGTACACGATCCCAGCTATAAGTTGC is a genomic window of Dendropsophus ebraccatus isolate aDenEbr1 chromosome 12, aDenEbr1.pat, whole genome shotgun sequence containing:
- the LOC138769127 gene encoding sulfotransferase 2B1-like, whose product is MMAFPRQYIQYEDIRIPGGVHTVESLNYASKEFETRDDDVFNVTYPKSGTTWLQEILSLIYSNGDPTPVKATYSWDRVPWIEQHSGRQHLENKPSPRLITTHLPFHLFPQSFSKTKAKVIYTIRNPKDVCVSLYYFSKIAQFMEYRDDFQDFVSLFLSKDIIFGRWFEHVKGWLTLKDSPNLLILSYEDMIKDLKSNVTKICKFLGKELDDAAINSVVEHSSFQAMKSNPMSNYSAVPNEIFNKDHGNFYRKGIAGDHKNHFTPAQEEEFERIYKECMKDINLSFTEN